The Accipiter gentilis chromosome 14, bAccGen1.1, whole genome shotgun sequence genome contains a region encoding:
- the RIPOR3 gene encoding RIPOR family member 3 isoform X3: MSVKLTFVSPGDGGGISRSCSFTGFSTVQSRKLAKSLSRSSVRSRMSLKSPKAYNSLQKGAVIWDPKPLQVKKIFEALKKGLNEYLEAHQAELDYLSGRHKDTKRNSRLAFYYDLDKQIRSVERYIRKLEFHISKVEELYEAYCIQCRLRDGATNMKHAFSLSPSTKASRESLVELYKNFQECTEDMCFIEGALEVHLGEFHLKMKGLVGFARLCPGDQYEVFVRLGRQKWRLKGKIETDDSQTWDEEEKIFIPNLHEKFEIKVTELRGLATILVGVVTCDSINFFTTKPQAIIVDITELGTIKLQLEVLWNPFDTENLFLSPGTTAKFSVGSRKSSLYNWTPPNTPSFREKYYLSVLQQRQNQGDVSDEARPPSILSYLAACDFDVRGKSEPRNPAETSEADSFSSEDQKGTESRNTTPALDHRTLPLVIIQETCAEEQQHPLPNHTTLDILKKTPCVDGFPNNPSSFLHRHKGSRGSFNQTRNRRLTEQEDISQKSLNAANDIKLDGCTKSIDKTVQEVLNMLKLHDVGQAQLEKLEYQVSSLRDKLKLKTLHHKHSSMESLMVETVLESFDFLNADCSADELSLFGSIRTASISTYNDNTLQSLSCEMRTETRDVTTGDDNLDALLITHLKLCKGLLQKLRPPNVAQVVQESILEEVSEQTRVLGHVLDMSVEEIIQKTKKKKHYLKIWSDLAEPGSVLFASAERFRHALKYTLMLKVKEKYPGQLEAVLQRLLEQIITCDGLLPSLYLQTEPVTLFQFYSYLEKHHIISLEKHLGKLAKEVMLIEELQCPGRLKSLKKLKGKRLNKLQPLPQTLRLLGILQLDDNHRVSKAATSCLSRAAANKNFREKALFFYTDVLADCDARLQQAACLALKNLRFFF, from the exons cGAATACTTGGAAGCACATCAGGCTGAATTGGATTATCTCTCTGGTCGGCACAAAGATACAAAAAGGAACTCCAGATTG GCTTTCTACTATGACCTGGATAAG CAAATCCGCTCTGTGGAGAGATACATCAGAAAACTGGAGTTTCACATAAGCAAG GTAGAAGAACTCTATGAAGCTTACTGTATCCAGTGCAGACTACGAGATGGGGCCACTAATATGAAACATGCCTTTTCCTTGTCTCCTTCCACCAAAGCCTCCAGAGAGAGCCTAGTGGAGCTTTACAAGAACTTCCAAGAGTGCACAGAG GACATGTGCTTTATAGAAGGGGCGTTGGAGGTCCATCTGGGAGAGTTTCACTTGAAGATGAAAG ggTTGGTGGGCTTTGCACGTCTCTGCCCGGGCGACCAATATGAG GTGTTTGTGCGACTGGGGCGCCAAAAATGGAGGTTAAAAGGCAAGATTGAGACCGATGACAGCCAAAcatgggatgaggaagagaagaTTTTTATACCCAATCTCCATGAGAAGTTTGAAATCAAG GTGACAGAGCTGCGAGGACTGGCCACTATTCTAGTTGGTGTTGTGACATGCGACAGCATAAACTTCTTCACAACCAAGCCGCAGGCAATCATTGTGGATATAACTGAACTGGGCACCATCAAGCTACAGCTGGAGGTCCTCTGGAA CCCCTTTGACACAGAGAACCTGTTTTTGTCACCTGGAACCACTGCCAAGTTTTCTGTGGGTAGCAGGAAGAGCTCATTGTACAACTGGACCCCACCAAATACACCCAGCTTCAGGGAGAAATACTACCTG TCTGTTTTGCAACAAAGGCAGAACCAAGGGGATGTAAGTGATGAAGCTCGGCCTCCCAGCATATTGAGCTACTTGGCTGCCTGTGATTTTGATGTACGTGGGAAGAGCGAGCCTCGCAATCCTGCAGAGACAAGTGAGGCAGACTCGTTCAGCTCTGAGGATCAGAAAGGGACAGAATCCAGAAATACAACTCCAGCTCTAGACCATAGGACGTTGCCACTGGTGATTATTCAAGAGACTTGTGCAGAAGAGCAACAGCATCCTCTTCCAAATCACACAACTCTAGATATCCTGAAGAAGACTCCGTGTGTGGATGGATTTCCAAATAACCCATCTAGTTTTCTGCATCGTCACAAAGGCAGTAGAGGTTCTTTCAACCAGACCAGAAATCGCCGTCTGACGGAGCAAGAAGACATTAGCCAGAAAAGCTTGAATGCTGCAAATGACATAAAACTAGATGGATGTACAAAGTCAATCGATAAGACTGTCCAAGAAGTGTTAAATATGCTGAAATTGCATGATGTGGGGCAAGCCCAACTGGAGAAATTGGAATACCAGGTTTCATCTCTGAGGGATAAATTAAAG CTAAAGACACTCCATCACAAACATTCATCTATGGAAAGTTTAATGGTGGAGACAGTACTGGAAAGTTTTGACTTTTTAAACGCTGACTGTAGTGCTGATGAGCTTTCATTATTTGGAAGCATAAGAACAGCCAGTATCAG CACATACAATGACAACACGCTTCAGTCCCTGAGCTGTGAGATGAGAACAGAAACAAGAGACGTAACTACTGGTGATGACAACTTAGATGCACTTTTGATAACTCATCTGAAGCTGTGCAAAGGTCTTTTGCAG AAACTGAGGCCACCAAATGTAGCCCAGGTTGTGCAGGAGAGCATTTTGGAAGAAGTATCAGAGCAGACACGAGTCCTGGGGCATGTCTTGGATATGTCTGTTGAAGAAA ttattcagAAGACTAAAAAGAAGAAGCACTATCTGAAAATCTGGAGTGATCTTGCAGAGCCTGGCAGTGTCTTGTTTGCATCGGCAGAAAGATTCCGTCATGCACTAAAATACACACTGATGCTcaaagtgaaggaaaaatacCCTGGTCAATTAGAAGCAG TATTGCAGAGGTTGCTAGAGCAGATCATCACCTGTGACGGGTTGCTCCCCTCTCTGTACCTCCAAACAGAACCGGTTACTTTATTCCAATTTTATAGCTACCTGGAGAAACACCACATTATCAGCCTGGAGAAACACTTGGGAAAACTTGCTAAAGAAG TAATGCTAATTGAGGAGCTACAATGCCCTGGACGGCTAAAGAGCcttaaaaaattgaaaggaaagCGACTGAACAAACTCCAACCTCTACCACAGACTTTACGGCTGCTTGGGATTTTGCAGCTAGACGACAACCACCGTGTCAGCAAAGCAGCCACATCCTGCCTCTCCCGTGCGGCAGCAAACAAGAACTTCAGGGAAAAG GCTCTCTTTttttacactgatgttttagctgacTGTGATGCAAGACTTCAGCAAGCTGCATGTTTGGCCCTTAAAAACCTCAGA tttttcttttaa
- the RIPOR3 gene encoding RIPOR family member 3 isoform X1, which produces MSVKLTFVSPGDGGGISRSCSFTGFSTVQSRKLAKSLSRSSVRSRMSLKSPKAYNSLQKGAVIWDPKPLQVKKIFEALKKGLNEYLEAHQAELDYLSGRHKDTKRNSRLAFYYDLDKQIRSVERYIRKLEFHISKVEELYEAYCIQCRLRDGATNMKHAFSLSPSTKASRESLVELYKNFQECTEDMCFIEGALEVHLGEFHLKMKGLVGFARLCPGDQYEVFVRLGRQKWRLKGKIETDDSQTWDEEEKIFIPNLHEKFEIKVTELRGLATILVGVVTCDSINFFTTKPQAIIVDITELGTIKLQLEVLWNPFDTENLFLSPGTTAKFSVGSRKSSLYNWTPPNTPSFREKYYLSVLQQRQNQGDVSDEARPPSILSYLAACDFDVRGKSEPRNPAETSEADSFSSEDQKGTESRNTTPALDHRTLPLVIIQETCAEEQQHPLPNHTTLDILKKTPCVDGFPNNPSSFLHRHKGSRGSFNQTRNRRLTEQEDISQKSLNAANDIKLDGCTKSIDKTVQEVLNMLKLHDVGQAQLEKLEYQVSSLRDKLKLKTLHHKHSSMESLMVETVLESFDFLNADCSADELSLFGSIRTASISTYNDNTLQSLSCEMRTETRDVTTGDDNLDALLITHLKLCKGLLQKLRPPNVAQVVQESILEEVSEQTRVLGHVLDMSVEEIIQKTKKKKHYLKIWSDLAEPGSVLFASAERFRHALKYTLMLKVKEKYPGQLEAVLQRLLEQIITCDGLLPSLYLQTEPVTLFQFYSYLEKHHIISLEKHLGKLAKEVMLIEELQCPGRLKSLKKLKGKRLNKLQPLPQTLRLLGILQLDDNHRVSKAATSCLSRAAANKNFREKALFFYTDVLADCDARLQQAACLALKNLRGLESIEQVAHLCQSETEEVRNAARETMLSFGEKGRQAFEKMDRICCELRETVQQEAEIEITVF; this is translated from the exons cGAATACTTGGAAGCACATCAGGCTGAATTGGATTATCTCTCTGGTCGGCACAAAGATACAAAAAGGAACTCCAGATTG GCTTTCTACTATGACCTGGATAAG CAAATCCGCTCTGTGGAGAGATACATCAGAAAACTGGAGTTTCACATAAGCAAG GTAGAAGAACTCTATGAAGCTTACTGTATCCAGTGCAGACTACGAGATGGGGCCACTAATATGAAACATGCCTTTTCCTTGTCTCCTTCCACCAAAGCCTCCAGAGAGAGCCTAGTGGAGCTTTACAAGAACTTCCAAGAGTGCACAGAG GACATGTGCTTTATAGAAGGGGCGTTGGAGGTCCATCTGGGAGAGTTTCACTTGAAGATGAAAG ggTTGGTGGGCTTTGCACGTCTCTGCCCGGGCGACCAATATGAG GTGTTTGTGCGACTGGGGCGCCAAAAATGGAGGTTAAAAGGCAAGATTGAGACCGATGACAGCCAAAcatgggatgaggaagagaagaTTTTTATACCCAATCTCCATGAGAAGTTTGAAATCAAG GTGACAGAGCTGCGAGGACTGGCCACTATTCTAGTTGGTGTTGTGACATGCGACAGCATAAACTTCTTCACAACCAAGCCGCAGGCAATCATTGTGGATATAACTGAACTGGGCACCATCAAGCTACAGCTGGAGGTCCTCTGGAA CCCCTTTGACACAGAGAACCTGTTTTTGTCACCTGGAACCACTGCCAAGTTTTCTGTGGGTAGCAGGAAGAGCTCATTGTACAACTGGACCCCACCAAATACACCCAGCTTCAGGGAGAAATACTACCTG TCTGTTTTGCAACAAAGGCAGAACCAAGGGGATGTAAGTGATGAAGCTCGGCCTCCCAGCATATTGAGCTACTTGGCTGCCTGTGATTTTGATGTACGTGGGAAGAGCGAGCCTCGCAATCCTGCAGAGACAAGTGAGGCAGACTCGTTCAGCTCTGAGGATCAGAAAGGGACAGAATCCAGAAATACAACTCCAGCTCTAGACCATAGGACGTTGCCACTGGTGATTATTCAAGAGACTTGTGCAGAAGAGCAACAGCATCCTCTTCCAAATCACACAACTCTAGATATCCTGAAGAAGACTCCGTGTGTGGATGGATTTCCAAATAACCCATCTAGTTTTCTGCATCGTCACAAAGGCAGTAGAGGTTCTTTCAACCAGACCAGAAATCGCCGTCTGACGGAGCAAGAAGACATTAGCCAGAAAAGCTTGAATGCTGCAAATGACATAAAACTAGATGGATGTACAAAGTCAATCGATAAGACTGTCCAAGAAGTGTTAAATATGCTGAAATTGCATGATGTGGGGCAAGCCCAACTGGAGAAATTGGAATACCAGGTTTCATCTCTGAGGGATAAATTAAAG CTAAAGACACTCCATCACAAACATTCATCTATGGAAAGTTTAATGGTGGAGACAGTACTGGAAAGTTTTGACTTTTTAAACGCTGACTGTAGTGCTGATGAGCTTTCATTATTTGGAAGCATAAGAACAGCCAGTATCAG CACATACAATGACAACACGCTTCAGTCCCTGAGCTGTGAGATGAGAACAGAAACAAGAGACGTAACTACTGGTGATGACAACTTAGATGCACTTTTGATAACTCATCTGAAGCTGTGCAAAGGTCTTTTGCAG AAACTGAGGCCACCAAATGTAGCCCAGGTTGTGCAGGAGAGCATTTTGGAAGAAGTATCAGAGCAGACACGAGTCCTGGGGCATGTCTTGGATATGTCTGTTGAAGAAA ttattcagAAGACTAAAAAGAAGAAGCACTATCTGAAAATCTGGAGTGATCTTGCAGAGCCTGGCAGTGTCTTGTTTGCATCGGCAGAAAGATTCCGTCATGCACTAAAATACACACTGATGCTcaaagtgaaggaaaaatacCCTGGTCAATTAGAAGCAG TATTGCAGAGGTTGCTAGAGCAGATCATCACCTGTGACGGGTTGCTCCCCTCTCTGTACCTCCAAACAGAACCGGTTACTTTATTCCAATTTTATAGCTACCTGGAGAAACACCACATTATCAGCCTGGAGAAACACTTGGGAAAACTTGCTAAAGAAG TAATGCTAATTGAGGAGCTACAATGCCCTGGACGGCTAAAGAGCcttaaaaaattgaaaggaaagCGACTGAACAAACTCCAACCTCTACCACAGACTTTACGGCTGCTTGGGATTTTGCAGCTAGACGACAACCACCGTGTCAGCAAAGCAGCCACATCCTGCCTCTCCCGTGCGGCAGCAAACAAGAACTTCAGGGAAAAG GCTCTCTTTttttacactgatgttttagctgacTGTGATGCAAGACTTCAGCAAGCTGCATGTTTGGCCCTTAAAAACCTCAGA ggCCTTGAGAGCATTGAGCAGGTTGCCCACCTGTGCCAATCTGAAACAGAGGAAGTTAGGAATGCAGCCAGGGAAACAATGTTATCCTTTG GTGAAAAGGGACGGCAAGCCTTTGAGAAAATGGACAGGATTTGCTGTGAATTAAGAGAAACTGTACAACAAGAGGCTGAAATTGAAATCACAGTATTTTAG
- the RIPOR3 gene encoding RIPOR family member 3 isoform X2, which yields MSVKLTFVSPGDGGGISRSCSFTGFSTVQSRKLAEYLEAHQAELDYLSGRHKDTKRNSRLAFYYDLDKQIRSVERYIRKLEFHISKVEELYEAYCIQCRLRDGATNMKHAFSLSPSTKASRESLVELYKNFQECTEDMCFIEGALEVHLGEFHLKMKGLVGFARLCPGDQYEVFVRLGRQKWRLKGKIETDDSQTWDEEEKIFIPNLHEKFEIKVTELRGLATILVGVVTCDSINFFTTKPQAIIVDITELGTIKLQLEVLWNPFDTENLFLSPGTTAKFSVGSRKSSLYNWTPPNTPSFREKYYLSVLQQRQNQGDVSDEARPPSILSYLAACDFDVRGKSEPRNPAETSEADSFSSEDQKGTESRNTTPALDHRTLPLVIIQETCAEEQQHPLPNHTTLDILKKTPCVDGFPNNPSSFLHRHKGSRGSFNQTRNRRLTEQEDISQKSLNAANDIKLDGCTKSIDKTVQEVLNMLKLHDVGQAQLEKLEYQVSSLRDKLKLKTLHHKHSSMESLMVETVLESFDFLNADCSADELSLFGSIRTASISTYNDNTLQSLSCEMRTETRDVTTGDDNLDALLITHLKLCKGLLQKLRPPNVAQVVQESILEEVSEQTRVLGHVLDMSVEEIIQKTKKKKHYLKIWSDLAEPGSVLFASAERFRHALKYTLMLKVKEKYPGQLEAVLQRLLEQIITCDGLLPSLYLQTEPVTLFQFYSYLEKHHIISLEKHLGKLAKEVMLIEELQCPGRLKSLKKLKGKRLNKLQPLPQTLRLLGILQLDDNHRVSKAATSCLSRAAANKNFREKALFFYTDVLADCDARLQQAACLALKNLRGLESIEQVAHLCQSETEEVRNAARETMLSFGEKGRQAFEKMDRICCELRETVQQEAEIEITVF from the exons cGAATACTTGGAAGCACATCAGGCTGAATTGGATTATCTCTCTGGTCGGCACAAAGATACAAAAAGGAACTCCAGATTG GCTTTCTACTATGACCTGGATAAG CAAATCCGCTCTGTGGAGAGATACATCAGAAAACTGGAGTTTCACATAAGCAAG GTAGAAGAACTCTATGAAGCTTACTGTATCCAGTGCAGACTACGAGATGGGGCCACTAATATGAAACATGCCTTTTCCTTGTCTCCTTCCACCAAAGCCTCCAGAGAGAGCCTAGTGGAGCTTTACAAGAACTTCCAAGAGTGCACAGAG GACATGTGCTTTATAGAAGGGGCGTTGGAGGTCCATCTGGGAGAGTTTCACTTGAAGATGAAAG ggTTGGTGGGCTTTGCACGTCTCTGCCCGGGCGACCAATATGAG GTGTTTGTGCGACTGGGGCGCCAAAAATGGAGGTTAAAAGGCAAGATTGAGACCGATGACAGCCAAAcatgggatgaggaagagaagaTTTTTATACCCAATCTCCATGAGAAGTTTGAAATCAAG GTGACAGAGCTGCGAGGACTGGCCACTATTCTAGTTGGTGTTGTGACATGCGACAGCATAAACTTCTTCACAACCAAGCCGCAGGCAATCATTGTGGATATAACTGAACTGGGCACCATCAAGCTACAGCTGGAGGTCCTCTGGAA CCCCTTTGACACAGAGAACCTGTTTTTGTCACCTGGAACCACTGCCAAGTTTTCTGTGGGTAGCAGGAAGAGCTCATTGTACAACTGGACCCCACCAAATACACCCAGCTTCAGGGAGAAATACTACCTG TCTGTTTTGCAACAAAGGCAGAACCAAGGGGATGTAAGTGATGAAGCTCGGCCTCCCAGCATATTGAGCTACTTGGCTGCCTGTGATTTTGATGTACGTGGGAAGAGCGAGCCTCGCAATCCTGCAGAGACAAGTGAGGCAGACTCGTTCAGCTCTGAGGATCAGAAAGGGACAGAATCCAGAAATACAACTCCAGCTCTAGACCATAGGACGTTGCCACTGGTGATTATTCAAGAGACTTGTGCAGAAGAGCAACAGCATCCTCTTCCAAATCACACAACTCTAGATATCCTGAAGAAGACTCCGTGTGTGGATGGATTTCCAAATAACCCATCTAGTTTTCTGCATCGTCACAAAGGCAGTAGAGGTTCTTTCAACCAGACCAGAAATCGCCGTCTGACGGAGCAAGAAGACATTAGCCAGAAAAGCTTGAATGCTGCAAATGACATAAAACTAGATGGATGTACAAAGTCAATCGATAAGACTGTCCAAGAAGTGTTAAATATGCTGAAATTGCATGATGTGGGGCAAGCCCAACTGGAGAAATTGGAATACCAGGTTTCATCTCTGAGGGATAAATTAAAG CTAAAGACACTCCATCACAAACATTCATCTATGGAAAGTTTAATGGTGGAGACAGTACTGGAAAGTTTTGACTTTTTAAACGCTGACTGTAGTGCTGATGAGCTTTCATTATTTGGAAGCATAAGAACAGCCAGTATCAG CACATACAATGACAACACGCTTCAGTCCCTGAGCTGTGAGATGAGAACAGAAACAAGAGACGTAACTACTGGTGATGACAACTTAGATGCACTTTTGATAACTCATCTGAAGCTGTGCAAAGGTCTTTTGCAG AAACTGAGGCCACCAAATGTAGCCCAGGTTGTGCAGGAGAGCATTTTGGAAGAAGTATCAGAGCAGACACGAGTCCTGGGGCATGTCTTGGATATGTCTGTTGAAGAAA ttattcagAAGACTAAAAAGAAGAAGCACTATCTGAAAATCTGGAGTGATCTTGCAGAGCCTGGCAGTGTCTTGTTTGCATCGGCAGAAAGATTCCGTCATGCACTAAAATACACACTGATGCTcaaagtgaaggaaaaatacCCTGGTCAATTAGAAGCAG TATTGCAGAGGTTGCTAGAGCAGATCATCACCTGTGACGGGTTGCTCCCCTCTCTGTACCTCCAAACAGAACCGGTTACTTTATTCCAATTTTATAGCTACCTGGAGAAACACCACATTATCAGCCTGGAGAAACACTTGGGAAAACTTGCTAAAGAAG TAATGCTAATTGAGGAGCTACAATGCCCTGGACGGCTAAAGAGCcttaaaaaattgaaaggaaagCGACTGAACAAACTCCAACCTCTACCACAGACTTTACGGCTGCTTGGGATTTTGCAGCTAGACGACAACCACCGTGTCAGCAAAGCAGCCACATCCTGCCTCTCCCGTGCGGCAGCAAACAAGAACTTCAGGGAAAAG GCTCTCTTTttttacactgatgttttagctgacTGTGATGCAAGACTTCAGCAAGCTGCATGTTTGGCCCTTAAAAACCTCAGA ggCCTTGAGAGCATTGAGCAGGTTGCCCACCTGTGCCAATCTGAAACAGAGGAAGTTAGGAATGCAGCCAGGGAAACAATGTTATCCTTTG GTGAAAAGGGACGGCAAGCCTTTGAGAAAATGGACAGGATTTGCTGTGAATTAAGAGAAACTGTACAACAAGAGGCTGAAATTGAAATCACAGTATTTTAG